A portion of the Anabas testudineus chromosome 22, fAnaTes1.2, whole genome shotgun sequence genome contains these proteins:
- the si:dkey-33c12.3 gene encoding neurofilament light polypeptide, with protein sequence MSYDSYSSYRRPWDSYRGSRTTTTTTTKSSMSSSLFSSSRAPPTGKRMVRLASSFLPDGSERMDLAQASSLNTELLGLRSQEREQLVDLNDRFAMYIERVRHLELQNRALLTELEALRRRQNDPSRLHGLFEGEARSLRAMIDTENGEKMRMEAERDYLHDVYEQMKERYEEEARLRMDAEEALQRAKEEASKAVISKCDAEATVDSLCDELVFLKKVFAEEQAELQAQLQVASITVDVEVFRPDLSTALRDIRAQYERLANKNMQAAEDWYKSKFASVAEMASKNNEAVHAIREETMEYRRLLQTRSSEIEALRNVIDSLNKQLEDLEETQAKDVTKYQMRISELERDITEAKQEMARYLREYQDLLNVKMALDIEIAAYRKLLEGEEIRLAYPSLPVLN encoded by the exons ATGAGCTACGACTCCTACTCCTCTTACCGCCGCCCTTGGGACAGCTACAGAGGCTCCcgaaccaccaccaccaccaccaccaaatcctccatgtcttcctctctcttctcttcttctcgAGCACCCCCAACTGGGAAGAGGATGGTGAGGCTGGCCTCCTCTTTCCTGCCAGATGGGTCTGAGAGAATGGACCTGGCTCAGGCCAGCTCTCTcaacacagagctgctgggcCTGCGTTCCCAGGAGAGGGAGCAGCTTGTGGATCTGAACGACCGCTTTGCCATGTACATCGAGAGAGTGAGGCACCTGGAGCTGCAGAACCGAGCCCTGTTAACTGAGCTGGAGGCACTGAGGAGGAGGCAGAACGACCCATCCCGTCTACATGGACTCTTTGAGGGGGAGGCACGGAGCTTGAGGGCCATGATTGATACAGAGAATGGCGAGAAGATGCGgatggaggcagagagggacTACTTGCATGATGTGTATGAGCAGATGAAGGAGCGCTATGAAGAGGAGGCAAGGCTTCGTATGGATGCTGAGGAGGCTCTGCAGAGGGCAAAAGAGGAAGCAAGTAAAGCGGTGATCTCCAAATGTGATGCAGAGGCCACAGTGGATTCTCTGTGTGATGAATTGGTGTTCCTGAAGAAAGTCTTTGCAGAGGAGCAAGCAGAGCTGCAGGCCCAGCTGCAGGTGGCTAGCATCACCGTGGATGTGGAAGTGTTCAGGCCTGACCTCTCCACCGCCTTGCGAGACATCCGGGCTCAGTACGAGCGGCTGGCAAACAAGAACATGCAGGCTGCTGAGGACTGGTACAAGAGCAAGTTTGCAAGTGTGGCAGAAATGGCCAGCAAAAACAACGAGGCTGTGCACGCCATCCGGGAGGAGACTATGGAGTACCGGAGACTGCTGCAGACTCGCTCCTCTGAGATAGAGGCTCTTCGGAACGTCATTGACTCCTTAAATAAGCAGCTGGAAGACCTGGAGGAAACGCAGGCAAAGGATGTGACAAAGTACCAG ATGAGGATAAGTGAGCTGGAGCGGGATATCACTGAAGCCAAGCAGGAGATGGCACGCTACCTGAGAGAATACCAAGATCTTCTCAATGTAAAAATGGCTCTTGACATTGAAATAGCTGCGTACAG gaaACTTCTGGAGGGTGAAGAGATTCGCCTGGCTTATCCTTCCCTTCCTGTCCTAAACTAA
- the LOC113148582 gene encoding nanos homolog 1-like yields MDFLDRGYLDARSPYDYTFNFWNDYLGLSTLVAKNKIHSPSCSPNSITESLKATLGLEDDSPVCSCVIGHGRDNDGHLDCCCAAPGSPPISIYDLKERISLLRPYEHLAGDSPLGGRDSPSYRGTFAGLDLLSMDRRRKQTQRAKPEPKVCVFCRNNGAPEEVYGTHILKTADGRVLCPILRAYTCPLCSANGDNAHTIKYCPLSKDQPSQRVSKGGRAVGKRLKIF; encoded by the coding sequence ATGGATTTTTTAGACCGCGGTTACCTGGACGCGCGGTCTCCGTATGATTACACCTTTAATTTCTGGAACGACTACCTCGGCCTGTCTACACTTGTCGCTAAAAATAAGATCCACAGCCCGTCCTGTAGCCCTAACTCTATAACAGAGTCTCTTAAAGCGACTCTTGGCTTGGAGGACGATTCCCCGGTTTGCTCCTGCGTAATTGGGCACGGAAGGGACAACGATGGGCACTTAGACTGCTGCTGCGCGGCCCCGGGCTCCCCACCGATCTCCATCTATGATCTCAAGGAGCGCATCTCGCTGCTCAGGCCGTACGAACATCTTGCTGGCGATTCACCGCTGGGAGGCAGAGATTCACCCTCCTACAGGGGAACTTTCGCCGGCCTCGACCTGCTCTCCATGGACCGCAGGCGCAAACAGACTCAGAGGGCAAAGCCCGAGCCGAAGGTGTGCGTCTTCTGTCGGAATAATGGCGCACCGGAGGAGGTTTATGGCACCCATATCCTGAAGACAGCCGACGGCAGAGTGCTGTGCCCCATCCTCCGGGCATACACCTGCCCTTTGTGCAGTGCCAACGGCGACAATGCGCACACCATCAAGTACTGCCCGCTCTCTAAAGACCAGCCGAGCCAGAGAGTGTCGAAGGGAGGAAGAGCGGTTGGCAAAAGGCTGAAAATCTTCTAA
- the LOC113148735 gene encoding hsp70-Hsp90 organizing protein 2-like, whose amino-acid sequence MPRKKDIVKRGTPVPRIRENATLLRTHESFVDLINGRPHPPPFLDVFDFFRTFNTSLQDDLMYSDDDDEDDEDEDDDDFYPCHAAYRPLEPHPRIRQLTDEEADQHAKQLIDEEERRKEKTEKNKRKKLRKKEKKRLEKENAVKDILPEEKQGKPDSSANQKQKPFIETTAEANESTESSETVTEAAGRSGNSKELAVKMNEKEDVERKELDLNNSYTSTAKSVPDEAFNWEPAKNRKKEKSKLVEIQQPKEKEKANIVEKLDVKKKKEDKHETNKEEKPVDPTTEEFAKRSRELAAMGNRLAACGQFEMAVKCFTDAIKFNPKEYKLFGNRSLCYERMQQYENALRDADLALCMEPGWVKGLFRKGKALCGLKKYYEASLIYVEVLKLDSSSAEAKQELKRAQTLHLMEMGFSWEQSLEALKTHGTLEEAVEALFGGNIKPASASEVKKDEPVVQEEDADDGEWIVQQTSRSRMQQVKESDALSQSRSNSQSPTPQSRSSIKPELFSVWVGSLAPAVTYSTLHELFSRVGVVYSIKMLLEHQCAFVNYMKKEDCDKAIQSFNGLVVEGAPLSVRYPSKNFTGLGSYKKECFFWRTTGCTRQDCTYKHVPEHKNIDRDKFTSRLGRFNV is encoded by the exons ATGCCAAGAAAGAAGGATATCGTAAAAC GTGGCACACCTGTGCCCAGAATTCGAGAAAACGCCACACTTCTGCGCACACAC GAATCTTTTGTAGACTTAATTAATGGACGTCCTCATCCGCCCCCTTTCCTGGATGTCTTTG atttttttagaACCTTTAATACCAGCCTGCAAGATGACCTCATGTATTCTGATGATGACGACGAGGAcgatgaggatgaggatgatgatgatttttatCCATGCCATGCTGCTTACAGGCCTTTAGAACCACATCCACGTATAAGACAACTCACGGATGAG GAGGCTGATCAACATGCAAAACAATTAATTGACGAAGAGGAACGACGTAAGGAGAAAACTGAGAAGAACAAGCGTAAAAAATTG cgtaagaaagaaaagaaacgaTTAGAGAAGGAAAATGCagttaaagacattttaccT GAGGAAAAGCAAGGGAAGCCTGACTCCTCAGCAAATCagaaacaaaaaccttttattGAAACTACTGCAGAAGCAAATGAATCTACTGAATCTAGTGAAACTGTAACAGAGGCTGCAGGAAGAAGTGGTAATAGTAAAGAATTggcagtgaaaatgaatgagaaagaaGATGTGGAGAGAAAG GAGTTGGATTTAAATAATTCCTATACTTCTACTGCTAAATCAGTGCCTGATGAAGCATTTAACTGGGAGCCTGCAAAAAATcgaaaaaaggaaaaaagtaaattagTAGAAATTCAGCAAcccaaagagaaggagaaggcaAACATTGTGGAGAAACTggatgttaaaaagaaaaaagaagacaaacatgAAACTAATAAAGAGGAG AAACCAGTAGATCCCACTACAGAGGAATTtgcaaaaagaagcagagagctTGCTG CTATGGGAAATCGCTTGGCTGCCTGTGGACAGTTTGAGATGGCAGTGAAATGCTTCACTGATGCCATTAAATTCAACCCAAAGGAGTATAA GCTGTTTGGAAATCGGTCCCTCTGTTATGAAAGAATGCAGCAGTATGAAAACGCTCTCAGGGATGCTGACCTTGCTCTCTGCATGGAGCCAGGCTGGGTAAAAGGTTTATTTAGGAAAGGAAAAGCTCTCTGTGGGCTCAAG AAATACTATGAGGCCTCGCTGATCTACGTGGAGGTGTTGAAACTGGACAGTTCGAGTGCTGAAGCCAAGCAAGAGCTGAAACGAGCACAGACATTGCATCTCATG gAAATGGGCTTCAGCTGGGAGCAGAGCTTGGAGGCCTTGAAAACACACGGCACATTAGAGGAGGCTGTTGAAGCTCTGTTTGGTGGCAACATAAAACCTGCCA GTGCCAGTGAAGTCAAAAAAGACGAACCAGTAGTGCAGGAGGAAGATGCCGATGATGGAGAGTGGATTGTCCAACAAACGAGTCGTTCTAGGATGCAGCAGGTGAAAGAGTCTGATGCTTTGAGTCAAAGCAGATCAAATTCTCAATCGCCAACACCTCAATCAAGGAGTTCAATAAAACC TGAGCTTTTCTCTGTTTGGGTTGGATCCTTGGCTCCTGCTGTCACCTACTCAACGCTCCACGAGCTCTTCAGCAG aGTTGGGGTAGTCTACAGCATCAAGATGCTGCTGGAACACCAATGTGCCTTTGTGAACTACATGAAAAAGGAGGACTGTGACAAAGCCATTCAGAGTTTCAAT GGACTGGTGGTCGAGGGGGCTCCTCTGTCAGTGCGATACCCCAGTAAAAACTTCACTGGACTCGG CTCATACAAGAAAGAGTGCTTTTTCTGGAGGACCACAGGCTGCACGAGGCAGGACTGCACCTACAAGCACGTACCAGAGCACAAGAACATCGACAGGGACAAATTCACCAGTAGACTGGGACGTTTTAACGTGTAG